One region of Mycolicibacterium rhodesiae NBB3 genomic DNA includes:
- a CDS encoding lysophospholipid acyltransferase family protein, with amino-acid sequence MSDGAEKKVAKWDPDLTRQIAGRVGPLIKRYFRAEVRDLERMPAAGGALVVSNHSGGMFTPDVLVFAPEFYNKFGFDRPVYTLGHDMIFVGPVGDLLHRAGVIEANRENAAQALRDGAVVLVFPGGDFDSYRPTFTENVVDFNGRKGYVRTAIDSGVPIVPMVSIGAQETQLFLARGDSIARRLGLHRLRAEILPISVGFPFGLSVFFPPNVPLPSKIVTRVLEPIDIAAEFGQDPDVDAVDLHVRAVMQEALNELARERRFPVLG; translated from the coding sequence ATGAGCGACGGGGCGGAGAAAAAGGTCGCCAAGTGGGATCCCGATCTCACGCGGCAGATCGCGGGCCGGGTCGGCCCGCTCATCAAGCGTTACTTCCGTGCCGAGGTGCGCGATCTGGAACGGATGCCCGCGGCGGGCGGCGCGCTGGTGGTGTCCAACCACTCCGGCGGCATGTTCACCCCCGACGTGCTGGTCTTCGCGCCGGAGTTCTACAACAAATTCGGCTTCGACCGTCCCGTCTACACACTCGGCCACGACATGATCTTCGTCGGCCCCGTGGGGGACCTGCTGCACCGCGCCGGCGTCATCGAGGCGAACCGTGAGAATGCCGCCCAGGCTCTTCGCGACGGCGCGGTGGTGCTGGTGTTCCCCGGCGGCGACTTCGACTCGTATCGTCCGACCTTCACCGAGAACGTCGTCGACTTCAACGGCCGCAAGGGGTACGTCAGAACGGCCATCGACTCCGGCGTGCCCATCGTGCCGATGGTCTCGATCGGCGCGCAGGAGACCCAGCTGTTCCTCGCCCGCGGTGACTCGATCGCCCGACGGCTGGGTCTGCATCGGCTGCGGGCCGAGATTCTGCCGATCAGCGTCGGCTTCCCGTTCGGTCTGTCCGTGTTCTTCCCGCCGAACGTCCCGCTGCCGTCGAAGATCGTGACCCGGGTGCTGGAGCCCATCGACATCGCCGCCGAGTTCGGCCAGGACCCCGATGTCGACGCGGTCGATCTCCACGTTCGGGCCGTGATGCAGGAGGCGCTCAACGAACTCGCCCGCGAACGCCGCTTTCCTGTGCTTGGCTGA